A single region of the Leptothrix cholodnii SP-6 genome encodes:
- a CDS encoding DUF494 family protein, with amino-acid sequence MFDVLVYLYENYWRPDACPDHDQLSKKLSAVGFESEEIADALTWLDGLAGAAESHIGTQSELSLRVYSPSEQDHLGLASIAFISFLESAGVLPPAMREIAVDRAMALGGGPVALEDLKIIVLMVFWSLGEEPDALILDELFVDAEDRLIH; translated from the coding sequence ATGTTCGACGTGCTCGTATACCTCTACGAAAATTACTGGCGTCCGGACGCCTGTCCGGATCACGACCAGCTGTCGAAGAAGCTCTCTGCCGTCGGCTTCGAGAGCGAAGAGATCGCCGACGCACTGACCTGGCTCGACGGCCTGGCGGGCGCCGCCGAATCGCACATCGGCACCCAGAGCGAGCTTTCGTTGCGGGTCTATTCGCCGAGCGAACAGGACCACCTGGGCCTCGCATCGATCGCGTTCATCAGCTTCCTCGAGTCGGCCGGCGTGCTGCCGCCGGCCATGCGTGAAATCGCGGTCGATCGGGCGATGGCCCTCGGTGGCGGCCCGGTTGCGCTCGAAGACCTCAAGATCATCGTGCTGATGGTGTTCTGGAGCCTCGGCGAAGAACCGGACGCCCTCATCCTGGACGAACTCTTCGTCGACGCGGAAGACCGCCTGATCCACTGA
- the dprA gene encoding DNA-processing protein DprA, giving the protein MDRDELAAWLQLLETPGVGRQSARRLLAAFGSPQAVLSASVSARAGVIDKATAAKLEQAPEGLALLVERTAAWLTGEPGRRILTLADPAYPSIWLNLPDPPLLLYAQGKLDLLQRPALAIVGSRHPTPEGTDNARAFAASLSRTGLTIVSGLAAGIDGAAHEGALGGTGSTIALVGTGLDRVYPRAHLKLAREIADRGLLLSEFSIGTPPLAAHFPLRNRLIAGLGMGTLVVEAALKSGSLITARLASEFGREVFAIPGSIHNPQSRGCHALIRQGAKLVESTQDVLEELHLAVPAAAVSTGPAHAEPAAEQPDDANPPPDDVDDPILLALGWSAATLDVLQARTGWATAELNVHLLDLELSGQVVRLPGQLFQRRAQA; this is encoded by the coding sequence GTGGATCGCGACGAACTGGCCGCCTGGCTGCAACTGCTCGAGACACCCGGCGTCGGCCGCCAGAGTGCACGCCGGCTGCTGGCGGCGTTCGGCAGCCCGCAAGCGGTGCTCTCGGCCAGCGTGTCGGCCCGCGCCGGCGTGATCGACAAGGCGACCGCCGCCAAGCTCGAGCAGGCCCCCGAGGGCCTGGCGTTGCTGGTGGAGCGCACCGCCGCGTGGCTGACTGGCGAACCCGGGCGCCGGATCCTGACCCTGGCAGACCCCGCCTATCCCTCGATCTGGCTGAATCTGCCCGACCCGCCGCTGCTGCTCTACGCACAGGGCAAGCTCGACTTGCTGCAACGCCCGGCGCTGGCGATCGTCGGCAGCCGCCACCCGACACCCGAGGGCACCGACAACGCCCGCGCGTTCGCGGCCTCGCTCAGCCGGACCGGCCTGACCATCGTGTCCGGCCTGGCCGCGGGCATCGACGGAGCCGCCCACGAAGGCGCACTGGGCGGCACCGGCAGCACGATCGCACTGGTCGGCACCGGGCTGGATCGGGTCTACCCGCGCGCCCATCTGAAACTGGCGCGCGAGATCGCCGATCGCGGCCTGCTGCTGAGCGAGTTCTCCATCGGCACGCCACCGCTGGCGGCCCACTTCCCGCTGCGCAACCGCCTGATCGCCGGCCTGGGCATGGGCACGCTGGTGGTCGAGGCGGCGCTGAAATCGGGTTCGCTGATCACGGCGCGGCTCGCATCGGAATTCGGCCGCGAGGTGTTCGCCATCCCCGGCTCGATCCACAACCCGCAGTCACGCGGCTGTCACGCCCTGATCCGCCAGGGCGCCAAGCTGGTCGAGAGCACGCAGGACGTGCTCGAAGAACTCCATCTGGCCGTCCCCGCAGCGGCAGTCAGCACCGGCCCTGCACACGCGGAACCGGCCGCAGAGCAACCCGACGACGCCAACCCGCCCCCTGATGACGTCGACGACCCGATCCTGCTGGCCCTGGGCTGGAGCGCCGCCACCCTGGACGTGCTGCAGGCGCGCACGGGCTGGGCGACCGCCGAACTCAACGTGCACCTGCTCGATCTCGAATTGAGCGGCCAGGTCGTGCGCCTGCCGGGGCAGCTGTTCCAGCGCCGGGCGCAGGCATGA
- a CDS encoding LysM peptidoglycan-binding domain-containing protein, whose amino-acid sequence MILRHPPIVRSQPLSALLGGLLGLALCSVALDSQAQAFPDYPITAGQRSTARQVAQAGVPLSELAPDAPDSYTVKRGDTLWDISQIFLRSPWRWPELWGMNLEQIRNPHLIYPGQLLVLVKSNGRARLEMGRAVEGGTQKLSPRARAAGIDRGPIGPIAMHLIQPFLNDAVVLDSNELESAPRIVAGREGRVLLGRGDIAYVRGDLPPRRDWQVFRQAKPLHDPASGEVLGYEAAFVGSAEYIQPGRTQPGAENTTELVPATFNLVSLRQEAGVGDRLAAAPPRDDSLYVPHSPAAPLEALVVSIYGDGLHAGQNQIVSVNRGKSTGMEPGHVLAIWRTGSLVRDAEDPQRQALRLPDERNGNLFIFRVFNRVSYGLILSSETPVRAGDRITQP is encoded by the coding sequence ATGATCCTGCGTCACCCCCCCATCGTCCGCTCGCAGCCGCTGTCGGCGCTGCTCGGCGGCCTGCTCGGACTTGCGTTGTGTTCGGTGGCGCTCGACAGCCAGGCGCAGGCTTTTCCCGATTATCCGATTACCGCGGGCCAGCGCAGCACTGCCCGGCAGGTGGCACAGGCCGGCGTGCCCTTGTCCGAGCTGGCGCCCGACGCCCCCGACAGCTACACCGTCAAGCGCGGCGACACGCTCTGGGACATCTCGCAGATCTTCCTGCGCAGCCCGTGGCGCTGGCCCGAACTGTGGGGCATGAACCTCGAACAGATCCGCAATCCGCACCTGATCTATCCGGGCCAGTTGCTGGTGCTGGTCAAGAGCAACGGACGGGCACGCCTCGAAATGGGGCGCGCGGTCGAGGGCGGCACACAGAAATTGTCGCCACGCGCGCGCGCCGCCGGCATCGATCGCGGCCCGATCGGGCCGATCGCGATGCACCTGATCCAGCCCTTCCTCAACGATGCCGTGGTGCTCGACAGCAACGAGCTCGAAAGCGCCCCACGCATCGTCGCCGGGCGCGAGGGCCGCGTGCTGCTCGGCCGTGGCGACATCGCCTACGTGCGCGGCGACCTGCCGCCACGGCGCGACTGGCAGGTCTTCCGCCAGGCCAAACCCCTGCACGATCCGGCCAGCGGCGAGGTGCTGGGCTACGAAGCGGCCTTCGTCGGCAGCGCCGAATACATCCAGCCCGGCCGGACCCAGCCCGGCGCCGAAAACACCACCGAGCTCGTGCCGGCCACCTTCAACCTGGTGTCGCTGCGCCAGGAGGCCGGCGTGGGCGACCGCCTGGCCGCCGCGCCGCCGCGAGACGACAGCCTGTACGTGCCGCACTCGCCCGCCGCACCGCTGGAGGCGCTGGTCGTGTCGATCTACGGCGACGGCCTGCATGCCGGGCAGAACCAGATCGTGTCGGTCAACCGCGGCAAGTCCACCGGCATGGAACCCGGCCACGTGCTGGCGATCTGGCGGACCGGCTCGCTGGTGCGCGACGCCGAAGATCCGCAGCGCCAGGCGTTGCGCCTGCCCGACGAGCGCAATGGCAACCTGTTCATCTTCCGCGTCTTCAACCGGGTCTCCTACGGGCTGATCCTGAGCTCCGAGACCCCCGTCCGCGCAGGCGATCGCATCACGCAGCCCTGA
- the def gene encoding peptide deformylase: MSLLPILRYPDPRLNKIARPVIQVDERIRQLVSDMFETMYEARGIGLAATQVDVHERVIVIDVSEERNDPLVLINPRIVAASEEMMVGDEGCLSVPTIYDRVERHAQVQVEALDRNGQRYEFEADGLLSVCVQHEMDHLLGKVFVEYLSPLKRNRIRSKMIKRGRDDGESA; the protein is encoded by the coding sequence ATGAGCCTGTTACCCATCCTTCGCTACCCCGATCCGCGGCTCAACAAGATCGCCAGGCCGGTGATCCAAGTCGACGAGCGTATCCGCCAACTGGTCTCCGACATGTTCGAAACCATGTACGAGGCACGCGGAATCGGCTTGGCCGCCACACAGGTCGACGTGCATGAGCGCGTGATCGTGATCGACGTCTCCGAAGAGCGCAACGACCCGCTGGTGCTGATCAATCCGCGCATCGTCGCGGCCAGCGAGGAAATGATGGTCGGCGACGAAGGCTGCCTGTCGGTGCCGACCATCTACGACCGCGTCGAGCGGCATGCGCAGGTGCAGGTCGAGGCGCTCGACCGCAACGGCCAGCGCTACGAGTTCGAGGCCGACGGCCTGCTGTCGGTGTGCGTGCAGCACGAGATGGATCACCTGCTCGGCAAGGTGTTCGTCGAATACCTGTCGCCGCTCAAGCGCAATCGCATCCGCAGCAAGATGATCAAACGGGGTCGCGACGACGGCGAGTCGGCATGA
- the fmt gene encoding methionyl-tRNA formyltransferase: MRVAFAGTPEFARAALARIHAAGHDVPLVLTQPDRPAGRGMKLQASPVKQLALDLGVPVAQPMSLRLDGKYPAEAAAAQAALLAAQIDVMVVAAYGLILPAWVLELPRLGCLNIHASLLPRWRGAAPIHRAIEAGDTQTGITLMQMDQGLDTGAMLLTAVEPIGPADTTASLHDRLAVLGAELVLQALDAAAAGTLQPVVQPLEGVTYAHKIDKREAPIDWSLPAAVIERRVRAFDPFPGATFSLGGDTLKLWSAQVVDLPAGHGHAAGEVISTEGGTPLVACGEGALALTQLQRAGGKRLSGRDYLQARPVVVGVRAG; the protein is encoded by the coding sequence CTGCGGGTCGCGTTTGCCGGCACGCCGGAGTTCGCGCGTGCCGCCCTGGCGCGCATCCATGCAGCCGGCCACGACGTGCCGCTGGTGCTGACGCAGCCCGACCGGCCGGCCGGTCGTGGCATGAAGCTGCAGGCCTCGCCGGTCAAGCAGCTGGCGCTCGATCTCGGTGTGCCGGTCGCCCAGCCCATGAGCCTGCGGCTCGACGGCAAGTACCCGGCCGAGGCGGCGGCTGCGCAGGCTGCGCTGCTGGCGGCGCAGATCGACGTGATGGTGGTGGCCGCCTACGGCCTGATCCTGCCGGCCTGGGTGCTCGAACTGCCACGCCTGGGCTGCCTGAACATCCACGCCTCGCTGCTGCCGCGCTGGCGCGGCGCGGCGCCGATCCACCGCGCCATCGAGGCCGGTGACACGCAGACCGGCATCACGCTGATGCAGATGGACCAGGGCCTCGACACCGGCGCGATGCTGCTGACCGCCGTCGAGCCGATCGGCCCGGCCGACACCACCGCGAGCCTGCACGACCGGCTCGCCGTGCTGGGCGCCGAGCTGGTGCTGCAGGCGCTCGACGCCGCGGCCGCCGGCACCTTGCAGCCGGTGGTGCAGCCGCTCGAAGGCGTGACCTACGCCCACAAGATCGACAAGCGCGAGGCGCCGATCGACTGGTCGCTGCCGGCGGCCGTGATCGAGCGTCGGGTGCGTGCCTTCGATCCGTTTCCCGGCGCCACCTTCAGCCTGGGCGGCGACACGCTCAAGCTCTGGTCGGCGCAGGTGGTCGACCTGCCGGCCGGTCACGGTCATGCCGCCGGCGAGGTGATCTCGACCGAGGGCGGCACGCCGCTCGTCGCCTGCGGCGAGGGCGCCCTGGCCTTGACGCAATTGCAACGGGCCGGCGGCAAGCGGCTGAGCGGGCGCGACTATCTGCAGGCCCGGCCGGTCGTGGTCGGCGTGCGGGCCGGTTGA
- a CDS encoding AzlC family ABC transporter permease: MPRLAALRRASRELLADPHLRRGAADMLPMLPGVAAWGLVTGVAMVKSGLSVPLALLMTLTVYAGTSQLAALPLMAVGAPMWVVLMTGFVVNLRFLIYSVHWRWYFGGLPRSTRLWLGYLAADLNYALFLKAWPEPRPEPGQVPYFIGGVAVVWLGWQLPSFVGIVAADVIPPQWGLGFAGTLALIGLTCTLLIDRATWVCAAVAASAAVAAYALPYKLHIVVAVAAAVAAGLMMDGLGGKGRALDALRAWRDQRGRAG, translated from the coding sequence ATGCCCCGCCTCGCCGCCCTGCGCCGCGCCTCCCGTGAACTGCTTGCCGACCCGCACTTGCGGCGCGGCGCGGCCGACATGCTGCCGATGCTGCCCGGCGTGGCCGCATGGGGTCTGGTGACCGGCGTGGCGATGGTCAAGAGCGGCCTGAGCGTGCCGCTGGCCCTGCTGATGACGCTGACCGTCTACGCCGGCACCTCGCAGCTCGCCGCCTTGCCGCTGATGGCGGTCGGCGCGCCGATGTGGGTGGTGCTGATGACGGGTTTTGTCGTCAACCTGCGGTTCCTGATCTACAGCGTGCACTGGCGCTGGTACTTCGGCGGCCTGCCGCGGTCGACGCGCCTGTGGCTCGGCTACCTGGCCGCCGACCTCAATTACGCCCTGTTCCTGAAGGCCTGGCCCGAGCCTCGGCCCGAACCCGGCCAGGTGCCGTATTTCATCGGCGGCGTGGCGGTGGTCTGGCTCGGCTGGCAGCTGCCGAGCTTCGTCGGCATCGTCGCGGCCGACGTCATCCCGCCGCAATGGGGGCTCGGATTTGCCGGCACGCTGGCGCTGATCGGGCTGACCTGCACGTTGCTGATCGATCGCGCCACCTGGGTCTGCGCCGCCGTCGCCGCATCGGCGGCCGTGGCGGCTTATGCCTTGCCGTACAAGCTGCACATCGTCGTCGCCGTGGCGGCGGCCGTGGCAGCCGGGCTGATGATGGATGGCCTGGGCGGCAAGGGCCGTGCGCTCGACGCCTTGCGCGCCTGGCGCGACCAGCGCGGGCGCGCCGGCTGA
- a CDS encoding AzlD domain-containing protein — MDTWEAALTIVGLAFITLLTRGLFLYPHKEWPLPHWAKRALKYAPLAALVAIVVPEVLLTQGRLLGTLADARLLGAVAGVLYFSWRRGILGTIVTGMLVYLPLRIGLGW, encoded by the coding sequence ATGGACACCTGGGAAGCCGCTCTCACCATCGTCGGCCTGGCCTTCATCACGCTGCTCACGCGCGGCCTGTTCCTGTATCCGCACAAGGAGTGGCCGCTGCCGCACTGGGCCAAGCGGGCGCTCAAGTACGCGCCGCTGGCTGCGCTGGTGGCCATCGTCGTGCCCGAGGTGCTGCTCACGCAGGGCCGGCTGCTCGGCACGCTGGCCGACGCGCGACTGCTCGGCGCCGTCGCCGGCGTGCTCTATTTCAGCTGGCGCCGCGGCATCCTCGGCACCATCGTGACCGGCATGCTCGTCTACCTGCCGCTGCGCATCGGCCTGGGCTGGTGA
- a CDS encoding phosphoglycerate kinase has translation MKILRLQDLIAAGQVAGQRVFIRADLNVPQDDAGHITEDTRIRASIPCIEMALKAGAAVMVTSHLGRPTEGEFKPEDSLAPVAARMGELMGREIPVIANWTDGVEVAPGQLVMLENCRLNKGEKKNNEALAQKMAALCDIFVHDAFGTAHRAEASTYGIAQFAKIACAGPLLAAEIDAISLALANPKRPLVAIVAGSKVSTKLTILKALSANVDGLIVGGGIANTFLLAAGLSIGKSLAEPDLVGEARAVIDAMKARGAAVPIPVDVVCAKTFSPTAEATVKAATDVADDDLILDIGPQTAAILAAQLKAAGTIVWNGPVGVFEFDAFAHGTETLARAIAESDAFSIAGGGDTLAAIAKYGIEKDVGYISTGGGAFLEVLEGKTLPAFEILTKRAAG, from the coding sequence ATGAAAATCCTGCGCCTTCAAGACCTCATCGCCGCCGGCCAGGTGGCCGGCCAGCGCGTGTTCATCCGCGCCGACCTCAACGTGCCGCAAGACGACGCCGGCCACATCACCGAAGACACCCGCATCCGCGCCTCGATCCCCTGCATCGAGATGGCGCTCAAAGCCGGCGCCGCGGTGATGGTCACCAGCCACCTGGGCCGCCCGACCGAGGGCGAGTTCAAGCCCGAGGATTCGCTCGCGCCGGTGGCCGCGCGCATGGGCGAGCTGATGGGCCGCGAGATCCCGGTGATCGCCAACTGGACCGACGGCGTCGAGGTCGCGCCCGGCCAGCTCGTGATGCTGGAAAACTGCCGCCTCAACAAGGGCGAGAAGAAGAACAACGAAGCGCTGGCGCAGAAGATGGCCGCGCTGTGCGACATCTTCGTGCACGACGCCTTCGGCACCGCGCACCGCGCCGAAGCCTCGACCTACGGCATCGCCCAGTTCGCCAAGATCGCCTGCGCCGGCCCGCTGCTGGCCGCCGAGATCGACGCCATCAGCCTGGCGCTGGCCAATCCGAAGCGCCCGCTGGTCGCCATCGTCGCCGGCAGCAAGGTCAGCACCAAGCTGACCATCCTGAAGGCGCTGTCGGCCAACGTCGACGGCCTGATCGTCGGCGGCGGCATTGCCAACACCTTCCTGCTGGCCGCGGGCCTGTCGATCGGCAAGAGCCTGGCCGAGCCCGACCTGGTCGGTGAAGCCCGCGCCGTGATCGACGCCATGAAGGCCCGCGGCGCGGCGGTGCCGATCCCTGTCGACGTGGTCTGCGCCAAGACCTTCTCGCCGACCGCCGAAGCCACCGTCAAGGCCGCCACCGACGTGGCCGACGACGACCTGATCCTCGACATCGGCCCGCAGACCGCCGCCATCCTGGCCGCGCAGCTGAAGGCCGCCGGCACCATCGTCTGGAACGGCCCGGTCGGCGTGTTCGAGTTCGACGCCTTCGCCCACGGCACCGAGACGCTGGCGCGCGCCATCGCCGAGAGCGACGCCTTCAGCATCGCCGGCGGCGGCGACACGCTGGCGGCGATCGCCAAGTACGGCATCGAAAAGGATGTCGGCTACATCTCGACCGGCGGTGGGGCTTTCCTGGAGGTGCTCGAAGGCAAGACGCTGCCGGCGTTCGAGATCCTGACGAAGCGCGCGGCGGGTTGA
- a CDS encoding NYN domain-containing protein, whose product MLPIVWASVPPREQPADVAFVAVLVDCDNTAPDVLEHALRVVAQFGQVVLRRGYSSHTTLANKWQEALVRLAFTPCLQFQYAAGKNTSDIALALDALEAMFDRRSDTFCLVTSDSDFAYLGGLGQYLKRTDPAFSPKTDGHCGLLDMLRTYDLLVVQQEPGGHWTVRLEPRAEGEEG is encoded by the coding sequence TTGCTGCCTATCGTCTGGGCGTCTGTCCCGCCACGCGAGCAGCCTGCAGATGTGGCGTTTGTCGCAGTCCTCGTCGATTGCGACAACACAGCGCCGGATGTGCTGGAGCACGCGTTACGCGTGGTCGCGCAATTTGGACAGGTCGTGCTGCGGCGGGGGTATAGCAGTCACACGACGCTCGCCAACAAATGGCAGGAAGCGCTGGTGCGGCTGGCGTTCACGCCATGTCTGCAATTTCAATACGCGGCTGGCAAGAACACCTCGGACATTGCTTTGGCTCTGGACGCGTTGGAGGCGATGTTCGATCGCCGGTCAGACACCTTTTGTCTGGTGACCAGCGATTCGGATTTCGCGTATCTGGGCGGGCTGGGCCAGTACCTGAAGCGGACCGACCCGGCCTTTTCGCCGAAGACCGACGGGCACTGCGGACTGCTCGACATGCTGCGCACCTACGACCTGCTGGTGGTGCAGCAGGAGCCCGGTGGGCACTGGACTGTGCGGCTCGAGCCCAGGGCGGAAGGCGAAGAGGGCTGA
- a CDS encoding nucleotidyltransferase family protein, with protein sequence MTVPALISLSAGDLAPICRRHGIHRLAVFGSRLKGTARADSDLDLLVEFEPGRVPGLLGLSAIEIELTEALGVKVDLRTAQDLSPYFRDEVLRQAQVAYAG encoded by the coding sequence ATGACCGTTCCCGCCCTGATCTCTCTCTCGGCCGGCGATCTGGCACCGATCTGCCGGCGCCACGGCATCCACCGGCTGGCCGTGTTCGGCTCGCGGCTGAAGGGCACGGCTCGCGCAGACAGCGATCTGGATCTGCTGGTCGAATTCGAGCCGGGTCGCGTGCCCGGATTGCTGGGCCTGAGTGCGATCGAGATCGAGTTGACCGAGGCGCTGGGCGTCAAGGTCGATCTGCGCACCGCGCAGGACCTGAGTCCCTACTTCCGCGACGAAGTGCTCCGGCAGGCACAGGTGGCCTATGCAGGCTGA
- a CDS encoding DUF86 domain-containing protein: MVDAANAARGFLSGRQRADLDTDQMLLFAVVRAIEIIGEAAARVSPECRAAVPGVPWPAIIGMRNRMVHAYFDIDHDVVWQTVQVELAPLMSVLQAALNRP; encoded by the coding sequence ATGGTCGATGCGGCCAACGCCGCTCGCGGCTTCCTGTCCGGTCGGCAGCGCGCCGACCTCGATACCGACCAGATGCTGCTGTTTGCCGTGGTGCGAGCCATCGAGATCATCGGCGAGGCTGCCGCGCGGGTCTCCCCGGAATGTCGTGCCGCCGTGCCGGGCGTGCCCTGGCCGGCCATCATCGGCATGCGCAATCGCATGGTGCATGCGTATTTCGACATCGACCACGATGTGGTGTGGCAGACGGTGCAGGTCGAACTGGCGCCGCTGATGTCGGTCTTGCAGGCCGCGTTGAATCGGCCTTGA